The DNA region TCATGCAACTGAAAATTTTACCATTGGGTTTTAGGAAGTGTGATGTGAGTTTTAATGTTCTATATGTAAATTTTAGAACACATTGTCTGTTTTTAACCATCTATTAATGTTAGAACATCTCAAGCAGGATATATGTAGACAGACAATCATATTATAAGTACCTATGTATACCAATCATATCTTGATTGcataataattgttaaattcaGTGATCACTTTCAGTCAGtttacatgaaaaatatatgaatgCATTTGTAGTTTGACAATCTAATGTTTAGATCCCTTAATGCAGACTCCTTGATTACATTTTGACAGTTTAAATTCCAGGTTCTGTTGGAATATCCAAAATGGCAAAAGGTAGCAGGGGAAGACACAGGATTGCTTCTCGTCAATTCAGAGTGACTCCATACCCACTGGCTTCTTGCAAAAGGGACATTTGTGAGGACATGTGCCAAAAGAAATGTTCTAAGGCTTTGGAAAAGAAAGAGTTGGAAGATGTTACGTGTTCTGTGTGCATGGAATATCCACACAATGctgttcttcttctttgttcttCTCATGACAAGGGTTGCCGTCCCTATATGTGTGGAACTAGCTTTCGTCATTCTAACTGTCTCGATCAGTACAAGAAAGCTTATACTAAAGTAATTTCACCTAATAGGCAACCTATGCAAGGCACTCCAGGTGTGCTACAAGATTCAAACTTGCCTCTTGAGAAGAGTGAAGCCACAGAGCTTGCATGTCCTCTATGCAGGGGTCAGGTGAAAGGTTGGACTGTTGTGGAACCTGTTCGGGACTATCTGAATGCAAAGAAAAGAGGCTGCATGCAGGATGACTGCTTGTATGTTGGGAGCTATAAGGAGTTGAAGAAGCATGTGCGGGCAGAGCATCCGTCGGCACGGCCACGGATGGTGGATCCTGCTGATGAACAGAAATGGAGATGGCTCGAGTGGGAGCGTGAAAGAGAAGATGTTATCAGCACAGTTACATCAGCAATGCCTGGGGCAGTAGTTTTTGGAGATTATGTTATAGAAGGTCATCATAATGACTTTGATACAGATGAAGAGGAGGGTGCAGGTAATGCAGAAAGAAATGGAAGATTTCAGATGGGTTTAGAGGCAATGAATTTCTTCCTCCTGTTGCATGCAGTTCGGCAAGGGAATGAGCTTAACAACCTTGGTAGACGGCT from Glycine soja cultivar W05 chromosome 8, ASM419377v2, whole genome shotgun sequence includes:
- the LOC114421440 gene encoding uncharacterized protein LOC114421440 yields the protein MAKGSRGRHRIASRQFRVTPYPLASCKRDICEDMCQKKCSKALEKKELEDVTCSVCMEYPHNAVLLLCSSHDKGCRPYMCGTSFRHSNCLDQYKKAYTKVISPNRQPMQGTPGVLQDSNLPLEKSEATELACPLCRGQVKGWTVVEPVRDYLNAKKRGCMQDDCLYVGSYKELKKHVRAEHPSARPRMVDPADEQKWRWLEWEREREDVISTVTSAMPGAVVFGDYVIEGHHNDFDTDEEEGAGNAERNGRFQMGLEAMNFFLLLHAVRQGNELNNLGRRLRPELTHNNRVAGQNAAAVLDISDEDNDNDGRYNEDNDDGGVSLVSRLHGHGGGRVLLGRSGRRRRCREARARIGDS